From a region of the Gymnogyps californianus isolate 813 chromosome 22, ASM1813914v2, whole genome shotgun sequence genome:
- the ID3 gene encoding LOW QUALITY PROTEIN: DNA-binding protein inhibitor ID-3 (The sequence of the model RefSeq protein was modified relative to this genomic sequence to represent the inferred CDS: inserted 1 base in 1 codon), whose amino-acid sequence MKAISPVRSVRSCYEAVCCLSEQSLAIARGSNNKSPALXEPMNLLYDMNDCYSKLRELVPGIPQGTKVSQVEILQHVIDYIFDLQIVLEEGAKGRDPSSEATLLSLKAAELASELCSKDERSLCH is encoded by the exons ATGAAAGCCATCAGCCCGGTGCGATCCGTGCGGAGCTGCTACGAGGCCGTCTGCTGCCTCTCGGAGCAGAGTCTGGCCATCGCCCGGGGGAGCAACAACAAGAGCCCGGCCT GAGAGCCCATGAACTTGCTCTACGATATGAACGATTGCTATTCCAAGCTGCGGGAGCTGGTGCCGGGCATCCCGCAAGGCACCAAGGTGAGCCAGGTGGAGATCCTCCAGCATGTCATCGACTACATCTTCGACCTCCAGATCGTGCTGGAGGAGGGGGCCAAGGGCCGCGACCCCTCCTCCGAGGCCACCCTGCTCTCCCTTAAG GCGGCCGAGCTCGCCTCTGAACTCTGCTCCAAAGACGAGAGAAGTTTGTGTCACTAA
- the LOC127024954 gene encoding cation channel sperm-associated protein 4-like translates to MVVDPWALLGVALAVGEDGRQREPDTKPHRLLIDFRDVVCSEDPWEHKEYMARVGVGRLVTHPAVKLTLCVLIVINEVLIASQTPTTLPWGFQFWLSYITDSVVLVALVTEVLLNWLRDGWNTFNFFLMVCLMVGPLIPKLNVQKIFQIPRLMRLLQVRRLVEGLARVLQAILKVIPDLCNIRFILFISMLIFSALGIILFGKAVPAHFGDVGKAPYSFFTCITLDGWLDIYEAFQEEGQTLKMMAAIYFIIFVTSEAFICDNLLVAMLDGGEANTDPQLSPKVMGDRVSMYISQGLFTYSRLGTLSEEISHEVQRLLESSKESIREYKQIREELNVVVEEVRAIEFNVAQEHELIQREFLYTAFLDSPYPSEVTLMMCGDIISTLSKLEEKDLVHPKNTWWVADGRDWGQWVVGWVSCCE, encoded by the exons ATGGTGGTAGACCCATGGGCTCTCCTGGGGGTGGCCCTGGCCGTGGGTGAGGATGGG cGCCAGCGGGAGCCGGACACGAAGCCGCACCGGCTGCTCATCGACTTCAGAGATGTGGTGTGCAGTGAG GACCCCTGGGAGCACAAGGAATACATGGCCAGGGTAGGGGTGGGCCGCCTGGTCACCCACCCTGCTGTCAAGCTCACCCTGTGCGTGCTCATCGTCATCAATGAGGTGTTGATCGCCAGCCAGACCCCCACGACGCTGCCCTGGGGC tTCCAGTTTTGGCTGAGCTATATCACAGACAGCGTCGTGCTGGTGGCCCTGGTCACTGAGGTCCTGCTCAACTGGCTCAGAG ATGGCTGGAACACCTTCAACTTCTTCCTCATGGTCTGCCTCATGGTGGGGCCCCTGATCCCCAAGCTGAATGTCCAGAAGATTTTCCAGATCCCGAG GCTGATGAGGCTGCTGCAGGTCCGCAGGCTGGTCGAGGGGCTGGCCAGGGTGCTTCAGGCCATCCTCAAGGTCATCCCCGACCTCTGCAACATCAGGTTCATCCTCTTTATCTCCATGCTG ATCTTCTCGGCGCTGGGCATCATCCTGTTTGGCAAGGCTGTCCCGGCCCATTTTGGTGACGTGGGGAAGGCCCCGTACTCGTTCTTCACCTGCATCACGCTGGACGGCTGGCTGGACATCTACGAGGCCTTCCA GGAAGAAGGGCAGACCCTGAAGATGATGGCGGCCATTTACTTCATCATCTTCGTCACGAGTGAGGCCTTCATCTGCGACAACCTGCTGGTGGCCATG CTGGACGGCGGAGAAGCCAACACGGACCCTCAGCTCAGCCCGAAGGTGATGGGGGACAGGGTCTCCATGTACATCTCCCAGGGCCTGTTCACCTACAGCAGGTTGGGCACGCTGAGCGAGGAGATCTCGCATGAAGTCCAGCGCCTCTTGGAAAGCAGCAAGGAGAGCATCAGAGAGTACAAACAGATCCGTGAGGAGCTCAACGT CGTAGTTGAGGAGGTGAGGGCCATCGAGTTCAATGTGGCGCAGGAGCACGAGCTGATTCAGCGGGAGTTTCTCTACACCGCCTTCTTGGACAGCCCTTACCCCAGCGAGGTCACCTTGATGATGTGTGGGGACATCATCTCCACTTTGTCCAAACTGGAGGAG AAAGACTTGGTGCACCCCAAGAACACGTGGTGGGTGGCCGATGGCCGGGACTGGGGACAGTGGGTGGTGGGTTGGGTGAGCTGCTGTGAGTGA
- the LOC127025135 gene encoding LOW QUALITY PROTEIN: transcription factor E2F2-like (The sequence of the model RefSeq protein was modified relative to this genomic sequence to represent the inferred CDS: inserted 1 base in 1 codon), with protein sequence MRDVLGGTLWDSPAWEQAKRKLDLEGPEFRTPKGKGRTLAQVPSPRTPKSPGEKTRYDTSLGLLTKKFIRLLSESPDGVVDLNRAAEVLEVQKRRIYDITNVLEGIQLIRKKSKNNIQWMGTGIFEDTAVTTKQQALXGELAELARAERTLDQLLQDCALQLRQLADDEANQRLAYVTYQDLRAISNFQEQTVIAVKAPPETQLEVPDFSEDNLQLHLKSTNGPIEVYLCPEEITEESPTKDHSVPSAATSPRDHAVTPSLLNSPGPAPQPPHTVPQSWGGTGTPSSSPPLPLTIPGGPSSLLEVEAGLLGSPPHLLQQTEDQLPCAPPHLDSGPFVTFSPPLEQDDYLWGLEGEGVSDLFEAYDLGDLLKH encoded by the exons ATGCGGGACGTGCTGGGGGGGACCCTGTGGGACAGCCCGGCCTGGGAGCAG GCCAAGAGGAAGCTGGACCTGGAGGGCCCCGAATTTCGCACGCCCAAGGGGAAGGGCAGGACGCTGGCGCaggtccccagccccagga CCCCCAAGTCTCCCGGGGAGAAGACTCGCTACGACACCTCGCTGGGGCTGCTCACCAAAAAATTCATCCGTTTGCTGAGCGAGTCGCCCGATGGCGTCGTGGATCTCAACCGGGCGGCCGAAGTGCTGGAGGTCCAGAAACGTCGCATCTACGACATCACCAACGTGCTGGAGGGCATCCAGCTCATCCGCAAGAAGTCCAAGAACAACATCCAGTGGAT GGGGACGGGGATCTTTGAGGACACGGCGGTGACGACGAAGCAGCAGGCGT CGGGGGAGCTGGCCGAGCTGGCCAGGGCGGAGAGGACGCTGGACCAGCTCCTGCAGGACTGCGCCCTGCAGCTCCGGCAGCTGGCCGACGACGAAGCCAACCAGAG GCTGGCGTACGTCACCTACCAGGACCTCCGCGCCATCAGCAACTTCCAGGAGCAGACGGTGATCGCCGTGAAGGCTCCCCCGGAGACGCAACTGGAGGTGCCGGACTTCAGCGAG GACAACCTCCAGCTCCACCTGAAGAGCACCAACGGCCCCATTGAGGTGTACCTCTGCCCGGAGGAGATCACAGAGGAGAGCCCCACCAAGGACCACAGTGTCCCCTCTGCCGCCACCTCCCCACGGGACCACGCCGTAACCCCTTCCCTGCTGAACAGCCCCGGACCAGCCCCACAGCCGCCCCACACCGTTCCCCAGAGCTGGGGGGGCACGGGaaccccctcctcctctccacctcTGCCTCTCACCATCCCAGGGGGGCCCAGCTCGCTGCTGGAGGTGGAAGCCGGGCTCCTGGGCTCGCCCCCGCACCTCCTGCAGCAGACAGAGGACCAGCTGCCCTGCGCCCCCCCCCACCTGGACTCGGGACCCTTCGTCACCTTCTCGCCCCCCCTGGAACAGGACGACTATCTCTGGGGGCTGGAGGGTGAGGGCGTCAGTGACCTCTTTGAGGCGTACGACCTGGGGGACCTGCTGAAGCactga